A DNA window from Gasterosteus aculeatus chromosome 16, fGasAcu3.hap1.1, whole genome shotgun sequence contains the following coding sequences:
- the parp9 gene encoding protein mono-ADP-ribosyltransferase PARP9 isoform X8: protein MIFSDLFACRPLPHFNQQDRTGPGVKGTMADTFDFPLHGTSLNIVRRYGPHLSEILQSKFGCVATIDGVDFKNDPHRMQNDKEKRFAAALPGGVQVSVWKADLAKFQADAVVNAANEQLQHYGGLALALSMAGGLTIQSESSDYISKHGPVTTGEAIVLNAGFLPCKKIIHAVGPYMSSNASDSELVKARHRLEQVVRSILERVKENRLQSVAIPAISSGLFNYPLADCANTIVTSVLRYYEHTRSPAHLPKEIFFVNIDQRTVDAMERACRRILGNSPSGGKASATSAPVVQLGDVLVMLKRGHIQEQQTDVIVNSTSRNRDLNVGLISSALLMKAGSRLQDELRSAPYSEFVIPTKGYKLQCKQVFHVICPGKENYSAKQILYTLVLECLRMAAAQKYGSISFPAIGTGNLGFDRWDSARIMHRAVAEFSQNFKGKMEVYFVIFPSDDDIFKAFEELMPPPKQKASYPGSTRGNNTADSSPPAAERGDGFRGDNELGPRISLYSPWYEARSEARRWLSGLLGRSSGPVVIRNNFIQHFGESKHQQLSRLTGVTVNEFIEKGRAHLNVSGQSVEDVAVAVLEVEAMLCDVQREFVTEEKSFMRDVTTERLFSNRKLVDKASPEFKKRSASYRDHNLRLVKMEKVENPTLETLFDLKRAQLHCTTPPQQMFQRIPAHFCEMVSQVGFHAEFAPPKEPAYGAGIYFARTAKKALEVWKWPKEENEEYVYFVEAEVLTGNSTRGEEGLILPPAVGADPNVRFDSVSGPDVAVIFSGYQARPKYIITCSV from the exons ATGATTTTTAGTGATTTATTTGCTTGTCGACCCCTCCCCCACTTTAACCAACAAGACAGGACAGGACCCGGTGTAAAAG GAACCATGGCCGACACATTCGATTTTCCTCTTCATGGGACTTCACTCAACATTGTGAGACGATATGGCCCTCATCTGAGTGAAATCCTTCAGAGCAAGTTTGGATGCGTGGCCACCATCGACGGTGTGGATTTCAAAAACGATCCACACCGGATGCAAAATGACAAAGAGAAAAGGTTTGCCGCTGCTCTGCCCGGAGGCGTCCAGGTTTCCGTGTGGAAGGCTGATCTCGCCAAGTTCCAGGCGGATGCTGTCGTGAATGCCGCTAATGAACAGCTCCAGCATTATGGCGGCCTGGCTCTAGCTCTGTCCATGGCCGGTGGTCTGACTATCCAGAGCGAGAGTTCTGATTACATATCTAAGCACGGTCCCGTGACAACAGGAGAAGCAATTGTCCTGAATGCCGGGTTCCTACCATGCAAGAAGATCATTCATGCAGTGGGCCCATATATGTCGAGTAATGCCTCTGACTCTGAGCTTGTGAAGGCCAGACATCGCTTAGAGCAGGTCGTTCGTAGCATTCTCGAACGAGTTAAGGAGAACCGCCTGCAGTCTGTTGCCATTCCTGCCATCAGCTCTGGTCTGTTCAACTATCCCCTGGCAGATTGTGCAAACACCATCGTGACAAGTGTTCTACGCTACTATGAACACACTCGCTCTCCAGCACATCTCCCCAAAGAGATCTTCTTTGTGAACATCGACCAACGCACAGTGGATGCAATGGAGCGGGCCTGCCGTCGAATATTAGGCAATAGCCCGAGCGGAGGCAAAGCATCCGCAACCTCAGCACCTGTTGTCCAGCTTGGAGATGTGCTAGTGATGCTGAAGAGGGGTCACATTCAGGAACAGCAG ACAGATGTCATTGTAAACAGCACATCAAGAAACCGAGACTTGAACGTTGGTCTAATCTCCTCCGCTTTGTTGATGAAAGCCGGCTCTAGACTGCAGGATGAACTTAGGTCTGCTCCATATAGTGAATTCGTCATCCCAACAAAAGGCTACAAGCTGCAATGTAAGCAGGTGTTTCATGTTATCTGCCCTGGAAAGGAGAACTACTCCGCAAAGCAG ATTCTATACACATTAGTTTTGGAATGCTTGCGGATGGCAGCCGCACAGAAGTACGGGTCCATCTCTTTTCCCGCCATCGGCACCGGTAATCTCGGGTTCGATAGATGGGACTCTGCCCGCATCATGCACAGGGCAGTGGCAGAATTCTCCCAGAATTTTAAAGGAAAGATGGAAGTTTATTTTGTCATATTTCCTTCGGATGACGATATATTCAAG GCTTTCGAGGAGCTAATGCCACCTCCCAAACAGAAGGCATCTTATCCCGGCTCTACACGAGGTAACAACA CAGCGGACTCGTCTCCACCAGCGGCCGAGCGCGGGGATGGTTTCCGTGGCGACAACGAGCTCGGCCCACGAATCAGCCTGTACAGCCCTTGGTATGAAGCGAGGTCCGAGGCCCGGCGGTGGCTCTCGGGCCTTCTCGGCAGATCCTCTGGCCCCGTCGTCATCCGCAATAACTTCATCCAGCACTTCGGCGAGTCGAAGCATCAGCAGCTGTCCAGGCTCACCGGCGTCACCGTCAACGAGTTCATCGAGAAAGGTCGCGCGCACCTGAATGTGAGCGGGCAGTCGGTCGAGGACGTCGCGGTTGCTGTGTTGGAGGTGGAGGCCATGCTCTGCGACGTCCAGAGGGAGTTTGTGACGGAGGAGAAGAGCTTCATGCGCGACGTCACGACTGAGAGGCTGTTCTCTAACAGGAAGCTGGTCGACAAAGCAAGTCCAGAGTTCAAGAAGAGATCTGCTTCCTACAGAGACCACAACCTGCGCTTGGTCAAG aTGGAAAAGGTGGAGAACCCAACACTGGAGACTCTCTTTGACCTCAAGAGAGCGCAGCTTCACTGCACAACTCCTCCCCAACAAATGTTCCAACGCATACCTGCACACTTCTGTGAGATGGTCAGCCAGGTTGGATTCCATGCCGAGTTTGCGCCCCCCAAGG AGCCAGCTTACGGGGCGGGCATCTACTTTGCTCGCACCGCGAAGAAGGCCTTGGAAGTGTGGAAGTGGCCGAAGGAGGAAAATGAGGAGTACGTGTACTTCGTGGAGGCCGAGGTGCTGACAGGAAACTCCACCCGTGGGGAAGAAGGTCTCATTCTCCCGCCTGCTGTGGGGGCGGATCCGAACGTTCGCTTCGACAGTGTGAGCGGACCCGACGTCGCCGTCATATTTAGTGGTTACCAAGCTCGACCCAAGTACATTATCACCTGTAGTGTGTGA
- the parp9 gene encoding protein mono-ADP-ribosyltransferase PARP9 isoform X9 encodes MIFSDLFACRPLPHFNQQDRTGPGVKGTMADTFDFPLHGTSLNIVRRYGPHLSEILQSKFGCVATIDGVDFKNDPHRMQNDKEKRFAAALPGGVQVSVWKADLAKFQADAVVNAANEQLQHYGGLALALSMAGGLTIQSESSDYISKHGPVTTGEAIVLNAGFLPCKKIIHAVGPYMSSNASDSELVKARHRLEQVVRSILERVKENRLQSVAIPAISSGLFNYPLADCANTIVTSVLRYYEHTRSPAHLPKEIFFVNIDQRTVDAMERACRRILGNSPSGGKASATSAPVVQLGDVLVMLKRGHIQEQQTDVIVNSTSRNRDLNVGLISSALLMKAGSRLQDELRSAPYSEFVIPTKGYKLQCKQVFHVICPGKENYSAKQILYTLVLECLRMAAAQKYGSISFPAIGTGNLGFDRWDSARIMHRAVAEFSQNFKGKMEVYFVIFPSDDDIFKAFEELMPPPKQKASYPGSTRAADSSPPAAERGDGFRGDNELGPRISLYSPWYEARSEARRWLSGLLGRSSGPVVIRNNFIQHFGESKHQQLSRLTGVTVNEFIEKGRAHLNVSGQSVEDVAVAVLEVEAMLCDVQREFVTEEKSFMRDVTTERLFSNRKLVDKASPEFKKRSASYRDHNLRLVKMEKVENPTLETLFDLKRAQLHCTTPPQQMFQRIPAHFCEMVSQVGFHAEFAPPKEPAYGAGIYFARTAKKALEVWKWPKEENEEYVYFVEAEVLTGNSTRGEEGLILPPAVGADPNVRFDSVSGPDVAVIFSGYQARPKYIITCSV; translated from the exons ATGATTTTTAGTGATTTATTTGCTTGTCGACCCCTCCCCCACTTTAACCAACAAGACAGGACAGGACCCGGTGTAAAAG GAACCATGGCCGACACATTCGATTTTCCTCTTCATGGGACTTCACTCAACATTGTGAGACGATATGGCCCTCATCTGAGTGAAATCCTTCAGAGCAAGTTTGGATGCGTGGCCACCATCGACGGTGTGGATTTCAAAAACGATCCACACCGGATGCAAAATGACAAAGAGAAAAGGTTTGCCGCTGCTCTGCCCGGAGGCGTCCAGGTTTCCGTGTGGAAGGCTGATCTCGCCAAGTTCCAGGCGGATGCTGTCGTGAATGCCGCTAATGAACAGCTCCAGCATTATGGCGGCCTGGCTCTAGCTCTGTCCATGGCCGGTGGTCTGACTATCCAGAGCGAGAGTTCTGATTACATATCTAAGCACGGTCCCGTGACAACAGGAGAAGCAATTGTCCTGAATGCCGGGTTCCTACCATGCAAGAAGATCATTCATGCAGTGGGCCCATATATGTCGAGTAATGCCTCTGACTCTGAGCTTGTGAAGGCCAGACATCGCTTAGAGCAGGTCGTTCGTAGCATTCTCGAACGAGTTAAGGAGAACCGCCTGCAGTCTGTTGCCATTCCTGCCATCAGCTCTGGTCTGTTCAACTATCCCCTGGCAGATTGTGCAAACACCATCGTGACAAGTGTTCTACGCTACTATGAACACACTCGCTCTCCAGCACATCTCCCCAAAGAGATCTTCTTTGTGAACATCGACCAACGCACAGTGGATGCAATGGAGCGGGCCTGCCGTCGAATATTAGGCAATAGCCCGAGCGGAGGCAAAGCATCCGCAACCTCAGCACCTGTTGTCCAGCTTGGAGATGTGCTAGTGATGCTGAAGAGGGGTCACATTCAGGAACAGCAG ACAGATGTCATTGTAAACAGCACATCAAGAAACCGAGACTTGAACGTTGGTCTAATCTCCTCCGCTTTGTTGATGAAAGCCGGCTCTAGACTGCAGGATGAACTTAGGTCTGCTCCATATAGTGAATTCGTCATCCCAACAAAAGGCTACAAGCTGCAATGTAAGCAGGTGTTTCATGTTATCTGCCCTGGAAAGGAGAACTACTCCGCAAAGCAG ATTCTATACACATTAGTTTTGGAATGCTTGCGGATGGCAGCCGCACAGAAGTACGGGTCCATCTCTTTTCCCGCCATCGGCACCGGTAATCTCGGGTTCGATAGATGGGACTCTGCCCGCATCATGCACAGGGCAGTGGCAGAATTCTCCCAGAATTTTAAAGGAAAGATGGAAGTTTATTTTGTCATATTTCCTTCGGATGACGATATATTCAAG GCTTTCGAGGAGCTAATGCCACCTCCCAAACAGAAGGCATCTTATCCCGGCTCTACACGAG CAGCGGACTCGTCTCCACCAGCGGCCGAGCGCGGGGATGGTTTCCGTGGCGACAACGAGCTCGGCCCACGAATCAGCCTGTACAGCCCTTGGTATGAAGCGAGGTCCGAGGCCCGGCGGTGGCTCTCGGGCCTTCTCGGCAGATCCTCTGGCCCCGTCGTCATCCGCAATAACTTCATCCAGCACTTCGGCGAGTCGAAGCATCAGCAGCTGTCCAGGCTCACCGGCGTCACCGTCAACGAGTTCATCGAGAAAGGTCGCGCGCACCTGAATGTGAGCGGGCAGTCGGTCGAGGACGTCGCGGTTGCTGTGTTGGAGGTGGAGGCCATGCTCTGCGACGTCCAGAGGGAGTTTGTGACGGAGGAGAAGAGCTTCATGCGCGACGTCACGACTGAGAGGCTGTTCTCTAACAGGAAGCTGGTCGACAAAGCAAGTCCAGAGTTCAAGAAGAGATCTGCTTCCTACAGAGACCACAACCTGCGCTTGGTCAAG aTGGAAAAGGTGGAGAACCCAACACTGGAGACTCTCTTTGACCTCAAGAGAGCGCAGCTTCACTGCACAACTCCTCCCCAACAAATGTTCCAACGCATACCTGCACACTTCTGTGAGATGGTCAGCCAGGTTGGATTCCATGCCGAGTTTGCGCCCCCCAAGG AGCCAGCTTACGGGGCGGGCATCTACTTTGCTCGCACCGCGAAGAAGGCCTTGGAAGTGTGGAAGTGGCCGAAGGAGGAAAATGAGGAGTACGTGTACTTCGTGGAGGCCGAGGTGCTGACAGGAAACTCCACCCGTGGGGAAGAAGGTCTCATTCTCCCGCCTGCTGTGGGGGCGGATCCGAACGTTCGCTTCGACAGTGTGAGCGGACCCGACGTCGCCGTCATATTTAGTGGTTACCAAGCTCGACCCAAGTACATTATCACCTGTAGTGTGTGA
- the parp9 gene encoding protein mono-ADP-ribosyltransferase PARP9 isoform X1 — protein MTLSCWCDTDRAASGERSPSSRCRVSRTGLCPLHSGLSARARGTMADTFDFPLHGTSLNIVRRYGPHLSEILQSKFGCVATIDGVDFKNDPHRMQNDKEKRFAAALPGGVQVSVWKADLAKFQADAVVNAANEQLQHYGGLALALSMAGGLTIQSESSDYISKHGPVTTGEAIVLNAGFLPCKKIIHAVGPYMSSNASDSELVKARHRLEQVVRSILERVKENRLQSVAIPAISSGLFNYPLADCANTIVTSVLRYYEHTRSPAHLPKEIFFVNIDQRTVDAMERACRRILGNSPSGGKASATSAPVVQLGDVLVMLKRGHIQEQQTDVIVNSTSRNRDLNVGLISSALLMKAGSRLQDELRSAPYSEFVIPTKGYKLQCKQVFHVICPGKENYSAKQILYTLVLECLRMAAAQKYGSISFPAIGTGNLGFDRWDSARIMHRAVAEFSQNFKGKMEVYFVIFPSDDDIFKAFEELMPPPKQKASYPGSTRGNNTADSSPPAAERGDGFRGDNELGPRISLYSPWYEARSEARRWLSGLLGRSSGPVVIRNNFIQHFGESKHQQLSRLTGVTVNEFIEKGRAHLNVSGQSVEDVAVAVLEVEAMLCDVQREFVTEEKSFMRDVTTERLFSNRKLVDKASPEFKKRSASYRDHNLRLVKMEKVENPTLETLFDLKRAQLHCTTPPQQMFQRIPAHFCEMVSQVGFHAEFAPPKEPAYGAGIYFARTAKKALEVWKWPKEENEEYVYFVEAEVLTGNSTRGEEGLILPPAVGADPNVRFDSVSGPDVAVIFSGYQARPKYIITCSV, from the exons ATGACATTGAGTTGCTGGTGCG aCACCGATCGCGCAGCGAGCGGAGAGAGGAGTCCGTCCTCCCGCTGCCGTGTGAGCCGCACGGGTCTCTGTCCGCTCCACTCGGGACTTTCCGCTCGGGCGAGGG GAACCATGGCCGACACATTCGATTTTCCTCTTCATGGGACTTCACTCAACATTGTGAGACGATATGGCCCTCATCTGAGTGAAATCCTTCAGAGCAAGTTTGGATGCGTGGCCACCATCGACGGTGTGGATTTCAAAAACGATCCACACCGGATGCAAAATGACAAAGAGAAAAGGTTTGCCGCTGCTCTGCCCGGAGGCGTCCAGGTTTCCGTGTGGAAGGCTGATCTCGCCAAGTTCCAGGCGGATGCTGTCGTGAATGCCGCTAATGAACAGCTCCAGCATTATGGCGGCCTGGCTCTAGCTCTGTCCATGGCCGGTGGTCTGACTATCCAGAGCGAGAGTTCTGATTACATATCTAAGCACGGTCCCGTGACAACAGGAGAAGCAATTGTCCTGAATGCCGGGTTCCTACCATGCAAGAAGATCATTCATGCAGTGGGCCCATATATGTCGAGTAATGCCTCTGACTCTGAGCTTGTGAAGGCCAGACATCGCTTAGAGCAGGTCGTTCGTAGCATTCTCGAACGAGTTAAGGAGAACCGCCTGCAGTCTGTTGCCATTCCTGCCATCAGCTCTGGTCTGTTCAACTATCCCCTGGCAGATTGTGCAAACACCATCGTGACAAGTGTTCTACGCTACTATGAACACACTCGCTCTCCAGCACATCTCCCCAAAGAGATCTTCTTTGTGAACATCGACCAACGCACAGTGGATGCAATGGAGCGGGCCTGCCGTCGAATATTAGGCAATAGCCCGAGCGGAGGCAAAGCATCCGCAACCTCAGCACCTGTTGTCCAGCTTGGAGATGTGCTAGTGATGCTGAAGAGGGGTCACATTCAGGAACAGCAG ACAGATGTCATTGTAAACAGCACATCAAGAAACCGAGACTTGAACGTTGGTCTAATCTCCTCCGCTTTGTTGATGAAAGCCGGCTCTAGACTGCAGGATGAACTTAGGTCTGCTCCATATAGTGAATTCGTCATCCCAACAAAAGGCTACAAGCTGCAATGTAAGCAGGTGTTTCATGTTATCTGCCCTGGAAAGGAGAACTACTCCGCAAAGCAG ATTCTATACACATTAGTTTTGGAATGCTTGCGGATGGCAGCCGCACAGAAGTACGGGTCCATCTCTTTTCCCGCCATCGGCACCGGTAATCTCGGGTTCGATAGATGGGACTCTGCCCGCATCATGCACAGGGCAGTGGCAGAATTCTCCCAGAATTTTAAAGGAAAGATGGAAGTTTATTTTGTCATATTTCCTTCGGATGACGATATATTCAAG GCTTTCGAGGAGCTAATGCCACCTCCCAAACAGAAGGCATCTTATCCCGGCTCTACACGAGGTAACAACA CAGCGGACTCGTCTCCACCAGCGGCCGAGCGCGGGGATGGTTTCCGTGGCGACAACGAGCTCGGCCCACGAATCAGCCTGTACAGCCCTTGGTATGAAGCGAGGTCCGAGGCCCGGCGGTGGCTCTCGGGCCTTCTCGGCAGATCCTCTGGCCCCGTCGTCATCCGCAATAACTTCATCCAGCACTTCGGCGAGTCGAAGCATCAGCAGCTGTCCAGGCTCACCGGCGTCACCGTCAACGAGTTCATCGAGAAAGGTCGCGCGCACCTGAATGTGAGCGGGCAGTCGGTCGAGGACGTCGCGGTTGCTGTGTTGGAGGTGGAGGCCATGCTCTGCGACGTCCAGAGGGAGTTTGTGACGGAGGAGAAGAGCTTCATGCGCGACGTCACGACTGAGAGGCTGTTCTCTAACAGGAAGCTGGTCGACAAAGCAAGTCCAGAGTTCAAGAAGAGATCTGCTTCCTACAGAGACCACAACCTGCGCTTGGTCAAG aTGGAAAAGGTGGAGAACCCAACACTGGAGACTCTCTTTGACCTCAAGAGAGCGCAGCTTCACTGCACAACTCCTCCCCAACAAATGTTCCAACGCATACCTGCACACTTCTGTGAGATGGTCAGCCAGGTTGGATTCCATGCCGAGTTTGCGCCCCCCAAGG AGCCAGCTTACGGGGCGGGCATCTACTTTGCTCGCACCGCGAAGAAGGCCTTGGAAGTGTGGAAGTGGCCGAAGGAGGAAAATGAGGAGTACGTGTACTTCGTGGAGGCCGAGGTGCTGACAGGAAACTCCACCCGTGGGGAAGAAGGTCTCATTCTCCCGCCTGCTGTGGGGGCGGATCCGAACGTTCGCTTCGACAGTGTGAGCGGACCCGACGTCGCCGTCATATTTAGTGGTTACCAAGCTCGACCCAAGTACATTATCACCTGTAGTGTGTGA
- the parp9 gene encoding protein mono-ADP-ribosyltransferase PARP9 isoform X2: MTLSCWCDTDRAASGERSPSSRCRVSRTGLCPLHSGLSARARGTMADTFDFPLHGTSLNIVRRYGPHLSEILQSKFGCVATIDGVDFKNDPHRMQNDKEKRFAAALPGGVQVSVWKADLAKFQADAVVNAANEQLQHYGGLALALSMAGGLTIQSESSDYISKHGPVTTGEAIVLNAGFLPCKKIIHAVGPYMSSNASDSELVKARHRLEQVVRSILERVKENRLQSVAIPAISSGLFNYPLADCANTIVTSVLRYYEHTRSPAHLPKEIFFVNIDQRTVDAMERACRRILGNSPSGGKASATSAPVVQLGDVLVMLKRGHIQEQQTDVIVNSTSRNRDLNVGLISSALLMKAGSRLQDELRSAPYSEFVIPTKGYKLQCKQVFHVICPGKENYSAKQILYTLVLECLRMAAAQKYGSISFPAIGTGNLGFDRWDSARIMHRAVAEFSQNFKGKMEVYFVIFPSDDDIFKAFEELMPPPKQKASYPGSTRGNNTDSSPPAAERGDGFRGDNELGPRISLYSPWYEARSEARRWLSGLLGRSSGPVVIRNNFIQHFGESKHQQLSRLTGVTVNEFIEKGRAHLNVSGQSVEDVAVAVLEVEAMLCDVQREFVTEEKSFMRDVTTERLFSNRKLVDKASPEFKKRSASYRDHNLRLVKMEKVENPTLETLFDLKRAQLHCTTPPQQMFQRIPAHFCEMVSQVGFHAEFAPPKEPAYGAGIYFARTAKKALEVWKWPKEENEEYVYFVEAEVLTGNSTRGEEGLILPPAVGADPNVRFDSVSGPDVAVIFSGYQARPKYIITCSV; encoded by the exons ATGACATTGAGTTGCTGGTGCG aCACCGATCGCGCAGCGAGCGGAGAGAGGAGTCCGTCCTCCCGCTGCCGTGTGAGCCGCACGGGTCTCTGTCCGCTCCACTCGGGACTTTCCGCTCGGGCGAGGG GAACCATGGCCGACACATTCGATTTTCCTCTTCATGGGACTTCACTCAACATTGTGAGACGATATGGCCCTCATCTGAGTGAAATCCTTCAGAGCAAGTTTGGATGCGTGGCCACCATCGACGGTGTGGATTTCAAAAACGATCCACACCGGATGCAAAATGACAAAGAGAAAAGGTTTGCCGCTGCTCTGCCCGGAGGCGTCCAGGTTTCCGTGTGGAAGGCTGATCTCGCCAAGTTCCAGGCGGATGCTGTCGTGAATGCCGCTAATGAACAGCTCCAGCATTATGGCGGCCTGGCTCTAGCTCTGTCCATGGCCGGTGGTCTGACTATCCAGAGCGAGAGTTCTGATTACATATCTAAGCACGGTCCCGTGACAACAGGAGAAGCAATTGTCCTGAATGCCGGGTTCCTACCATGCAAGAAGATCATTCATGCAGTGGGCCCATATATGTCGAGTAATGCCTCTGACTCTGAGCTTGTGAAGGCCAGACATCGCTTAGAGCAGGTCGTTCGTAGCATTCTCGAACGAGTTAAGGAGAACCGCCTGCAGTCTGTTGCCATTCCTGCCATCAGCTCTGGTCTGTTCAACTATCCCCTGGCAGATTGTGCAAACACCATCGTGACAAGTGTTCTACGCTACTATGAACACACTCGCTCTCCAGCACATCTCCCCAAAGAGATCTTCTTTGTGAACATCGACCAACGCACAGTGGATGCAATGGAGCGGGCCTGCCGTCGAATATTAGGCAATAGCCCGAGCGGAGGCAAAGCATCCGCAACCTCAGCACCTGTTGTCCAGCTTGGAGATGTGCTAGTGATGCTGAAGAGGGGTCACATTCAGGAACAGCAG ACAGATGTCATTGTAAACAGCACATCAAGAAACCGAGACTTGAACGTTGGTCTAATCTCCTCCGCTTTGTTGATGAAAGCCGGCTCTAGACTGCAGGATGAACTTAGGTCTGCTCCATATAGTGAATTCGTCATCCCAACAAAAGGCTACAAGCTGCAATGTAAGCAGGTGTTTCATGTTATCTGCCCTGGAAAGGAGAACTACTCCGCAAAGCAG ATTCTATACACATTAGTTTTGGAATGCTTGCGGATGGCAGCCGCACAGAAGTACGGGTCCATCTCTTTTCCCGCCATCGGCACCGGTAATCTCGGGTTCGATAGATGGGACTCTGCCCGCATCATGCACAGGGCAGTGGCAGAATTCTCCCAGAATTTTAAAGGAAAGATGGAAGTTTATTTTGTCATATTTCCTTCGGATGACGATATATTCAAG GCTTTCGAGGAGCTAATGCCACCTCCCAAACAGAAGGCATCTTATCCCGGCTCTACACGAGGTAACAACA CGGACTCGTCTCCACCAGCGGCCGAGCGCGGGGATGGTTTCCGTGGCGACAACGAGCTCGGCCCACGAATCAGCCTGTACAGCCCTTGGTATGAAGCGAGGTCCGAGGCCCGGCGGTGGCTCTCGGGCCTTCTCGGCAGATCCTCTGGCCCCGTCGTCATCCGCAATAACTTCATCCAGCACTTCGGCGAGTCGAAGCATCAGCAGCTGTCCAGGCTCACCGGCGTCACCGTCAACGAGTTCATCGAGAAAGGTCGCGCGCACCTGAATGTGAGCGGGCAGTCGGTCGAGGACGTCGCGGTTGCTGTGTTGGAGGTGGAGGCCATGCTCTGCGACGTCCAGAGGGAGTTTGTGACGGAGGAGAAGAGCTTCATGCGCGACGTCACGACTGAGAGGCTGTTCTCTAACAGGAAGCTGGTCGACAAAGCAAGTCCAGAGTTCAAGAAGAGATCTGCTTCCTACAGAGACCACAACCTGCGCTTGGTCAAG aTGGAAAAGGTGGAGAACCCAACACTGGAGACTCTCTTTGACCTCAAGAGAGCGCAGCTTCACTGCACAACTCCTCCCCAACAAATGTTCCAACGCATACCTGCACACTTCTGTGAGATGGTCAGCCAGGTTGGATTCCATGCCGAGTTTGCGCCCCCCAAGG AGCCAGCTTACGGGGCGGGCATCTACTTTGCTCGCACCGCGAAGAAGGCCTTGGAAGTGTGGAAGTGGCCGAAGGAGGAAAATGAGGAGTACGTGTACTTCGTGGAGGCCGAGGTGCTGACAGGAAACTCCACCCGTGGGGAAGAAGGTCTCATTCTCCCGCCTGCTGTGGGGGCGGATCCGAACGTTCGCTTCGACAGTGTGAGCGGACCCGACGTCGCCGTCATATTTAGTGGTTACCAAGCTCGACCCAAGTACATTATCACCTGTAGTGTGTGA